Part of the Pelagicoccus enzymogenes genome is shown below.
CCATCAAGAAAAAATTTCCAAACACCGAGGTTGTCATTCTCACCAACGTCAATGACGCCAGCAACGCCATCGAAGCCATGCGGCAGGGCGCTTTCGACTACCTCACAAAACCCTTCGATCCAGACGAACTCTGCCTCAGCGTGCGCAAGGCCATGCAACTCGCCAAAGCCAGCCGAGAAAACGAAGGCTTGCGCGAGGCTGTCAACTCCGCCCCCTCCCTCGGATCCAGTCCCCTCGTGGGCGACGCCCCATCCATCGCCCGCATCCTCAAGATCGGCAACCGGATCGCCAAGTCCAAGAACTCGGTTCTCATCAATGGCGAAAGCGGAACCGGCAAAGGCGTCATGGCTCGCTACCTGCACTCCATCAGCGATCGAGCCGACAAGCCCTTCATCACGGTATCCTGCCCGTCACTACCAAAAGATCTCTTGGAATCCGAAATGTTCGGCCATGAAAAAGGAGCCTTCTCCGGGGCCATCCAAAAACGCCTCGGCAAGGTGGAGCTCGCCCACGGAGGCACGCTCTTTCTCGACGAGATCGGCGAAATGTCGCTCGACCTGCAGCCTAAGCTCCTCTCCTTCATCCAAGAACGAACCTTCTACCGCGTCGGAGGCGAGAAGCAGCACGAGGCCGACGTGCGCATCATTGCCGCCACCAACCGAGACTTGCAACAGATGTCGCAAGACGGCGGGTTTCGAGAGGACCTCTACTTCCGCCTCAACGTCCTGCCCATTACCATGCCGCCCCTACGCGAGCGTCCCGGCGACACCCTCCTGCTCGCCCAACACTTCCTGAAAAGGGCAGCCAAACGAGAAGCCTCACCCGCTCCCAGCCTGAGCGTCGAAGCTGCCCAAGCCCTGCAGGCCCACGACTGGCCCGGCAACGTGCGCGAGCTGGAAAACGTGATCGAGCGGGCCTTCACCCTCCGCGAAGAGGAGGACAGCATCCAAGGCGAAGACTTACCCGCGGAACTGAGGGCAGCCAAAAGCCAGGCCTCAACCGCGACTCCGAGCTTGGCCGGCAAAACGCTGAGCGAAATCGAGAAAATCGCTATCGAGCAAACCCTC
Proteins encoded:
- a CDS encoding sigma-54-dependent transcriptional regulator encodes the protein MPRTAKLPSILAADDDVVVQRLVAHSFEAAGLYVTVYESGKALLDNVNEDTLVCLVDMVMPEVSGMDCLRAIKKKFPNTEVVILTNVNDASNAIEAMRQGAFDYLTKPFDPDELCLSVRKAMQLAKASRENEGLREAVNSAPSLGSSPLVGDAPSIARILKIGNRIAKSKNSVLINGESGTGKGVMARYLHSISDRADKPFITVSCPSLPKDLLESEMFGHEKGAFSGAIQKRLGKVELAHGGTLFLDEIGEMSLDLQPKLLSFIQERTFYRVGGEKQHEADVRIIAATNRDLQQMSQDGGFREDLYFRLNVLPITMPPLRERPGDTLLLAQHFLKRAAKREASPAPSLSVEAAQALQAHDWPGNVRELENVIERAFTLREEEDSIQGEDLPAELRAAKSQASTATPSLAGKTLSEIEKIAIEQTLEHCKGNKAESARMLGISEKSIYNKMKRFQSGS